In Anabrus simplex isolate iqAnaSimp1 chromosome 12, ASM4041472v1, whole genome shotgun sequence, a genomic segment contains:
- the LOC136884257 gene encoding galactosylceramide sulfotransferase, with product MVWLKVKVCLVLALFLTFNTLVYIVCNKHVPEERFGDYDEEKRETCIARESIVFRKTHQCAGEAVQNILLRYGLNHHLDFLLPNRENYLGMPELAFSQQISHNLQNTTGLYHILAHYTRLDTDTIRPVMRYDAAFITILRDPVSLYKTLYDYYDLEKEYNQTLSEYIKRPTAELYGQGRFASVVGFNQMSWDLGLDPKYFDSDSDIYNFIRDTEAEFDLVLFAEYLEASLVLLSITMCWPLEEVASIPFNIHYFSKEITLQKPEINRISLLNKADSALYSFFLRRFKALIRDVGEALVMDKVSQLIDINLNLYMRCIMKVTVPRKGERKYAHIKYVLNPGAENDIFCKYATMEESEFTDKVRHIQTIRWKTLHKLQKLLA from the coding sequence GTTTGGAGATTATGATGAAGAGAAAAGAGAAACATGCATTGCCCGAGAATCCATTGTATTTCGCAAGACTCACCAGTGTGCAGGTGAAGCCGTGCAGAACATTCTTCTGCGCTATGGCTTAAACCACCATCTGGACTTTCTACTTCCAAACCGGGAGAACTATCTTGGCATGCCAGAACTCGCCTTTTCGCAGCAGATTTCACATAACCTTCAAAACACGACTGGACTGTATCACATATTGGCTCATTATACACGTTTAGATACTGATACTATACGGCCTGTTATGAGATATGATGCAGCTTTCATAACAATTCTTCGAGATCCTGTCTCCCTTTACAAAACTCTATATGATTATTATGACCTGGAGAAGGAATATAATCAAACATTATCTGAATACATCAAAAGACCTACTGCTGAATTATACGGACAAGGAAGATTTGCCTCTGTGGTAGGCTTCAACCAAATGTCCTGGGATTTAGGGCTAGACCCTAAATATTTTGACAGTGACTCAGACATTTACAACTTCATTCGTGATACTGAAGCAGAATTTGATTTGGTGTTGTTTGCAGAATATTTAGAGGCATCATTAGTTTTACTTTCAATCACAATGTGTTGGCCTCTGGAAGAAGTGGCTTCCATACCATTCAATATTCACTATTTTTCAAAGGAAATAACACTTCAGAAGCCAGAAATAAATAGGATCTCTTTATTGAATAAGGCAGATAGTgccttatattcctttttcttacGGCGTTTTAAAGCGTTAATTAGAGACGTTGGTGAAGCGTTAGTCATGGACAAAGTTTCACAATTAATTGATATAAACCTAAATCTGTACATGAGGTGCATTATGAAGGTGACAGTTCCACGGAAAGGTGAACGAAAGTATGCTCACATAAAATATGTGTTAAATCCAGGAGCTGAGAATGACATTTTTTGTAAATATGCAACCATGGAAGAAAGTGAATTTACAGACAAAGTAAGACACATTCAAACAATACGCTGGAAGACACTGCATAAATTACAAAAACTGCTTGCATAA